From Pseudomonas sp. stari2:
CTGATCCGCCTGTTCAAAGGGCCATCGGCACAGGACCGGGTACTCGCACTGGACTACCTGTACATCGTCGCCATGCTGATGATGCTGACCCTGGGGATTCGTTATTCCAGTGACACCTATTTCGAAGCGGCGCTGCTGATCGCGCTTTTCGGTTTCGTCGGCTCGTTTGCCCTGGCGAAATTCCTGCTGCGTGGAGAGGTGATCGAATGAACGTTGAATTGTCTCTGTGGGTGGAAATTCCGGTGGCGATCCTACTGGTACTCAGCGGCGTGTTTGCCCTGATCGGTGCAGCCGGGTTGTTGCGGATGAAGGATTACTTCCAGCGCATGCACCCCCCGGCGCTGGCCTCGACCCTGGGCGCGTGGTGCGTGGCGCTGGCGTCGATCATCTGTTTTTCCGCGCTCAAGTCCGGGCCGGTGCTGCACGCGTGGTTGATCCCGATCCTACTGGCGATCACCGTGCCGGTGACCACCCTGCTACTGGCGCGTGCGGCGCTGTTCCGCAAGCGCATGGCCGGGGATGATGTGCCGGCCGAGGTCAGCAGCCGCCGTACTGAAACCGGCAGTTAGAGCCAG
This genomic window contains:
- a CDS encoding Na+/H+ antiporter subunit G, whose product is MNVELSLWVEIPVAILLVLSGVFALIGAAGLLRMKDYFQRMHPPALASTLGAWCVALASIICFSALKSGPVLHAWLIPILLAITVPVTTLLLARAALFRKRMAGDDVPAEVSSRRTETGS
- a CDS encoding K+/H+ antiporter subunit F; protein product: MSPLLSNAILLTLFLFSLAMVLTLIRLFKGPSAQDRVLALDYLYIVAMLMMLTLGIRYSSDTYFEAALLIALFGFVGSFALAKFLLRGEVIE